AAGGCGTGTAGGTTTTCTAAATTGTCACCGGGAGCAGTTGCGGTTCCTTTATAAGCAACAAGACCTTTGAGGGTGGCAAAATAAACCACGCCCGTAAATGGATCGATAGCAATATCCTGAACGGTATTAGACGGTAATGGCGAATTATCTTTGGTGAAACGTAGCAAGGTTTCTTGCCCATTTGCCGACAAGTAAAAAACTCCCGATGAGGTTGTAGCTATCCATTTGTTATTAGAACCATCTACTTCAATATCGGTAATTGTTTGTTCGTATAAAAGTTCTTGGGCTACGCCATCTTCCAATATAATTATTGCTTGTGATTCTGGAGTAGTACCTTCTTCAAAAAAACTACCGGGACTATAAAGTACGCGCAATCCTTTTAGGGTTCCAATCCAAAGTCTATTTTGAGCATCAAAGGCAATTGTTCTTACTGCAGCTGAAGGTAAATTGCCATTGCCAGGGCCTTGGCCAATTTTATTAAGTCGGTTTGTTGTGGGATTATACCCTATTAAACCATTGCTATAACTACCCATAAATACATAATTTTCTCTACTTATATCTAATTGGGTTATAGCCAATTCATTTAGGGCATTCGTAATAACGCTCGATAAGTCAACTTTTTGAAATTGTCCGCCCGGGGTTAATTTTATTAAGCCCTCGTCTGTTTTTGTTTGCGCGAACCACAAATTCCCTTGTGGGTCAAAATCAGACCCATAGATTCTAATTCCCGCATCGTCGTTACCAATCATAATCCGGTCTAACGGGCTATTGGTTTCATCGTATAGGATTGTGGGAGTGTCGTCCACAATTTTTAAAAGCCCTTTTTGAAATGAACTCATATAAACTTCATTTGGCAATTTTGGATTGATGGTAACATTTACCAAATCTGTTGGTTCAGCTCCCACAGCTGCACTTAAATCTTCGTATGAAATATTATTCCAAAGCGTATCTTTTAAAACACTTATGCCATAGCGCGAAAGTGGATATGGATTGTAATCTTTGTCTATTTCACCAAAATTTACCCAAAGTTGTCCGGGAGAAGCATCTATAGCATACGGACTGTTACGTTCGGGACCATTTGGCAAAATCTGGTCGGCTTGCATACTTCCAAAAGGAACAATTAACAAACCGTCTTCATTTGTTCCTATGTAAAAATTGTCATCAAACCCGTACCCAGAAAGCAAATCCAAATCGTAATTAAGCACATTGTTTACAGCTGCTGCTTCAACAAATCCTTCGGAATAAGCTTGTACAGAATTATTGGTAGTTATAGTTAATAGGTTATCCGCCAGTCGAAATTTAAGCACTTGGGCCGAAAAATTTTTTACTTCGGTAGTAGCGCCATTGGATGTAAAACGCAATATAGTATTTGCGCGGTTTGCAGCATATAGGTCGTTGCCAAGCTTTTCTGCTGCTCTGTAGCCCCCGCCCATAATTGTAGTCCAGTTTTCAAAGTCGATTAAATTATCGTCTGCTACAAGTGCTCTGCGCATTCCATCGGTAGCGCTCGCCGCAAAAATATAGGGTTCCTTTATTATCGTTTGTACAATATCTATTTGGCCACCGCCATCGCCAATAAAATAAGTATCGCCAAATTCTAGTCTGGCCAAATCATAAACCGAAATACCGTATTGTGTGGCTATATAGAGTTTGCCGTTAAATTCGGTAAAATTGTTAATTCGCTTTCTGTCGGGAGGAATAGTTTGTTTTTCTAAAATATCCACCACTTTTAAAACTCTTTCTTCACCGTCTTTTACTATTTCCATTAGGCCATCTTCATACCCAATAATTAACAAATTATAATCCTCGCTGTAGTAAATGGTAGTTATGGCATTTCCCGAGAGGCCGTTTACGGTAGAGAGCGTTTTAATTTTTTGAGTTGAAATATCATAATAAAACACAGCATTTTCGGCTCCCACATATATTTTATTGTTGCCTTGTGAAATATCTTTTATTGATACATAAGAGAAATGACCCGTCCATCGATCTTCGAAATTCTGGGCGCTTGCCAGAAAGGGAAATATAAATAGTAAAGCAATTGTCCACTGCTTCATAGAAATTCTGTTTTGAATATTAACACGCTAAAATACTATTTATTGCGAGATGGGAATGAAAAAGCCTTTCCATATTATAAAAACCAACAGAGGAAGCTAATATAGCTTCCTCTGTTGGTTTTCGATATTTCAACTCTTAGCGCACCACCAATTTCTTAGTAATGGTTTCATTTAGGGTTTTTAGGGTTACAAAATAGATGCCTGCCGCATAGCCCGAAACATCCAGTTTTATGACCGTTGTGTTTTCCAACGGCTCTTTGCTTTCCAAAACCTGCCCCAAGTTGTTGGAAACCGTAACCGCCAAGCCAACAAACCCTTGGTTGGGGAGGTTTATGGCAACGGTGCCGGTTGTCGGGTTGGGGTACATGGTAAAATCTTGGAGTGTTGCCGCTGCCACGCCCAGCGCATCGCACTCTGCTTGGTTGTTTACAAAGGTTGTCCCCGGGTCTTTTAGCCAATCGTCCAGATAGGTGGCGCTGGCATCGTCCACGAGGATGCAGTCTAGATAGTCAGAAGTTTCGTAAACATTAAAGGTTGCAATATTCTCGTTATTGCCGTTTCTTACATCGAGGCTTTCGAGTGGGTTATTAGTTGCGTCAAAGCCCAAAAGTATTAGGTTTTGGGTTAAATCAATATTCGATATGTTATTATGACTCACGGAAATTGACGTGAGCAATGGATTTTGGGAGGTATCCAAAACTCCTGATATATTATTATATGTGGCTATAACTAAATCAATGACCGGATTGTTTGTAAGGTCCAAGCTCCCTATACCGTTAATATCACAATACAATTGTTCCAAACCGGGGTTTTGGCTAATATCGAGCGCAGTCAAAAAATTTTCAGGACAATATATTATCTCAAGGGTGGTAGTTGGCGGCAGGAGTAGTTCTGTAATATTGCTGGATGCGCAATTTAGCCCCCATAAATTCATATTCTGTGAGACATCTAGTATTGGAAGGTTGTTATTGGCACAATTTATAAGCTCCACTGCGGCAAAATCCTCAATTCCAGCAAGATTCTGTATGCCTTTCGAGAATACTACTAACTCCGTTACGTTCTCAATATTTGCTGTAAGCACCAAACCATTATTGGGCACGCCATCGCCCATGCCATTCTGCTCAAGATAGTTTTCAAAGTTAGCATCGGGTATAGCGGTGTACTGTCCAGTACAGAAAATGGTATGTACAAAAGCAGCAAGAATCAATATCTTTTTCATATCAATGTTCTTAATGTTCTACAATCAATTGTTTGGTGGTCAACTGCCCATTGTCGTAAAAATGAAGGAAGTATATACCGTCGTCAAGACCTGAGGTGTCAATGGTCTTTAACACATTTTGGCTTTCACCCGATAGTACCATTACCCCATACGCGTCGAATATTTGATATGGATATGTATTGGCTGGTTTTTCCCTAAGGTCGAGATTAAGTTCCCCATCCATAGCGTTTGGATAATAGGTGAGGCCTGCAGTTGCACATGGATACCCGGAAATAGTGTAATTTGAAACGGCATTTAATACGGGAAGATTTGTTAAGGCCACCCGCATTCTGCTGCCCTGTTTTGGTGTTAGATAAGAAATACACGAGATAACCGAGTGCCCCATAATATTATATTCATCAGGATCATAAGGGTCACCAGGATCATTGGGGTCATTGGGATCCCCATTACCATCAAATCCGCTGTCCAACCATTGGCAGGTGGCAAAATCAACATAATAATCCATATCTGGATCGGCTGGGGTATCCGTTAGATAATCGCCACAGGTCGCTGAGTTGGAACCGTCCGCATATTCGGGGCATTCAAATTCATCATCATCGGTATTCTCGCCCGTTCCGTGATGGGCGTGCCACAGAGTAAGAATGTGGCCCATTTCGTGGGAAAGGATGTGCGATTTTACCAATGGATAGGTTTGAAGGGTTACCGGGTCTTCCATAAATCCCGAAACCAAAAATGCAGTTTTATCTCGTTGTGATGTACCATAACCGTCCCAACCTAAAAATCCAACAGAATCATCATACATATAAATATCTACACCATCGGTATGATTATTAATATCGAATACGCTGGCGCCTGGGCTATAAAATTCTGAATCATCATCAATATAATCAATCTGGTGATCCCAAACAAAATATATGTTATGGGGGTTAAAAGCAGTGTCCAAATAACTCAGTGCTAAACTTACATCGGCAGGAGATTGCCCGCCCGAATGGTTGGACTTTCGTATTACATGTACATATATCCGAACACAAAAAGAGTAATTTGAATAATTTTGGCTTCTGTAGGGCGCCATCAATACTTCGGTGTTGGCAGCGGCTATGGTGTCAATTTCGCAATGGATCTGTGCGTGGGCCTTATTGCTCATCACAAAGATCAAAGAAGCTAGAAGTAAAAAGTAAAAAGTAAAAAGTAAATTTTTTCATGATTTGGTCAGTTTTAAAAATTACACTTCTTAAAGATAGGTTAAAAGTTTGTTTTGTCAAAAAACAAACCAAAAAATATACTGTCTAATCTATTAATTGCCAGATAATTTTAGGGTTTCTGCTTTCATAAACAGATAGGCTAAAATTAAAAGCCTTTCCGAATTATTTCATTGGGAAAGGCTTCTACTTTAATTTTGAATTTGAAGTTATTACACCACTCCTTGCGCAAGCATTGCGTCAGCTACTTTTACGAAACCTGCTACGTTTGCCCCTTTTACATAATCTACATATCCATCGCCATCTTTTCCGTATTGAACGCAAGCGGCGTGAATGTCATTCATAATACCGTGCAGTTTTTCGTCAACCTTCTCTGCTGTCCAGCTTAAACGCAATGAGTTTTGCGACATTTCCAAACCTGAAGTTGCAACACCTCCTGCATTTGAAGCTTTACCAGGTGAAAACAGAATCTTCGCCTTTTGGAATGCTTCAACCGCCTCTGGGGTACACGGCATATTAGCGCCTTCGCTTATACAGAAACAACCGTTATCGAGGAGCATTTTGGCTTCATCGCCGTTCAATTCGTTTTGGGTTGCGCAAGGCAGTGCGATATCACATTTCACTTCCCATGGGCGTTTTCCCGCTATATATTCTGCTCCGCTATATTTTTCGGTATATTCTGAAATACGTCCTCGCTTTTCATTTTTTAAATCCATTACAAAGGCCAGCTTTTCTTCGTCTATTCCTTCAGAATCGTAAATATATCCGCCAGAATCTGAAAATGTTACCACTTTCCCTCCAAACTGAATTACTTTTTCGGCAGCGTATTGCGCCACATTTCCGGCGCCAGATATAACAACTGTTTTTCCGTTAAAGCTTTCGCCTCGAGTTTCCAGCATATCTTTTGCGAAATACACATTGCCGTAACCCGTAGCTTCTGGACGAATAAGCGAGCCTCCGTACGAAAGTCCTTTTCCTGTAAGCACTCCCGTAAACTCATTGCGAATGCGTTTGTACTGGCCGTACATATAGCCAATTTCGCGACTACCAACACCAATATCTCCAGCAGGTACATCGGTATCTGGTCCTATATGCCTACATAGTTCGGTCATAAAACTTTGGCAGAAACGCATAATTTCGGTGTTGCTTTTTCCCTTTGGGTCAAAGTTTGAACCTCCTTTTCCGCCGCCGAGCGGAAGGGTAGTAAGACTGTTTTTAAAGGTTTGTTCGAACCCTAAAAATTTAAGAATACTCAAGTTTACAGAAGGATGAAATCGGAGCCCACCCTTATACGGGCCAATGGCCGAATTAAACTCTACTCGAAACCCTTTATTTACGTGAATTTTATTATTATCGTCTGTCCAAGGTACGCGAAAAACAATTGTGCGCTCTGGTTCAACCATGCGCTCTAACAACATTTTGTTAGCGTATTTTTCGTTTTCTTCAATAAAAGGGATTACTGTTTCGGCAACTTCTGTTACCGCCTGTAGGAATTCAGGCTCATGAGGATTGTTTTTTTCGACTTCAGAAATGAAATCAATAATGCTTTGCTTCATTGGTTACAATTTTGTTTTATTTTTAGCGAAAATCCTTGCCGAGCGATAGTTTAATCTTTTAGCGAATTAGCTTTCAAAAAACAATTTTTAAAAACAATTTGGAATGTACAGCTGTACAAGGATTGCACAAATATAAGTGTTATGATAAAAACTGGAACTCAATTTTTTACAAAATAGCCAAATCGCTTTTTAAAACTTCAATGGTGAATATGTTTTTATATATTTGTTCTTTTTCAATCTAAATAAATCACTCAATGAATACCAAATTCTTTTTATTGGTATTTTTCTTCTTACTTGTAGGCAAGCAAAGTAGTTTTAGTCAAGCTGGGTTTTCGCATGAGGTGGGTCTTATTACCGGCCCTGTGGTTTTTTATTCAGATTTTGGAGAGCGCTATAATTTTGAAACAAATGCCGGAAACGTTGGTTTTGGCATAGGCTTAATACATTATATTAATTTTTCATATAGCGCAGATTGTAACTGTTATACAAGAGCGGTTTATTTTAACGACCACTTTAAAATACGCACGGAAATAGATTACCACCAAACAAATTTAAATCATTACGGCAAATGGGTTGCGCCAGACCGTACCTCTTTAGTTGCAGATCAGCTTAGAGCTATGGGTGGCAAGGCAACAGTTTTTGAAGTAGGTTCCCAACTTGAATATTTTCCGCTTAGCATTCGCGATTTTGCCGCGGGCCAATATAAAATTGCACCTTTTATAAGTTTGGGAGCACATTGGGTAAGTTTTGATCCTGAGGTTTCTTCTACGTTAGGCCAATTAAATAGCCCAGCCACTACGCCAGATAAATATTTTAACGGTTTTCAGCAAGATCCGGCCACTACTTGGGCAGTAGTTGGAAGTGTGGGTATACGCTATAAGTTATCGCCACTAAGCGATTTAATGTTGGACAGCCGCTGGCATTTTTACTTTTCAGATTGGGTAGATGGTCTAAACCCAACGCTCGCAAATAACGGTACCACTCCAGTGCCCGAAAACAAAGCCAACGAGTGGATTTATTGGTTAAATCTTGGCTATATTTACTATATAAATTAGGCTACCCGATTGCCTGTTTTAAATCGGCAATTAAATCTTCTACATCTTCAACACCCACCGAAAGACGGATTAACGCATCTACTACCCCAATTTTCTCACGTTCCTTTTTAGGGATACTGGCGTGCGTCATACTAGCAGGATGTCCGGCAAGGCTTTCCACTCCGCCAAGACTTTCTGCCAAAGTAAATATCTTTAATTTCTCCACTATTTTAATAGCTCCGTTGTAGTTATTTCCCTTTGTTACAAATGAAATCATCCCGCCAAAACCTTTCATCTGGTCCTTTGCTATTTTATGATTTGGATGACTTTCAAAACCGGGCCAATAAACCTTTTCAATCTTTGGGTGCTTATTTAAATATTCGGCTACGGCTTTGCCATTCTCGCAATGGCGTTGCATACGTAGGTGAAGCGTTTTTAACCCGCGTAAAACCAAAAAACTATCTTGCGGCCCGCAAATTGCCCCGCTCGCATTTTGTATAAAATAAAGCCTGTTTGCGAGTTCACTGTCCTTTACTACAAGTGCGCCCATTACCACATCGCTATGCCCGCCGAGATATTTTGTAGCACTGTGCATCACAATATCGGCACCCAAATCTAAAGGTTGTTGTAAGTAGGGTGTGGCAAAAGTATTATCGACCGCCAGTAGCACGTTGTGGTTTTTTGCAATTAAAGCAGCCTTTTTTATATCTATAATATTCATCATTGGGTTTGTTGGTGTTTCTACCCAAATCAGTTTTGTTTTATCGTTTATGTATTGCTCAATTTTTGCGGCATTTTCCATTCCCACGAAATGAAATTTAATGCCAAAACCTTCAAAAATCTTTGTAAACAATCTATACGTTCCACCGTAAAGATCGTTGGTAGAAATAACCTCATCACCGGGTTTTAGAAGTTTTATTACAGCATCTATTGCGGCGAGCCCACTACCAAAAGCGAGACCAAATGCCCCATTTTCAATACTGGCAAAAGCGCGTTCCAAGGCTGCCCGTGTTGGATTGTTGCTTCGCGAGTATTCAAATCCTTTGTGACCCCCTGGAGTAGTTTGCGAATATGTTGAGGTTTGGTAAATTGGCGGCATGACCGCACCGTATGCCGGATCTATATTTTGCTGCCCGCCGTGTATAATTTTTGTGTTGAATTTCATTTTTTAAAACAGTAATTTATAAGTGATAATCAGTATTGGCAAACTATATTTTATCATTTAATATAACTTTCACAATAGCTGATTTTAAAGTTATTACTTTTGAAATTCAAATGTAAGAGTTTCATTTGTGAAAGCTAACCATCTATTTCATTTACATATGTATTACAAAATTGCGGTCGCTATTTTTATTGCGCTTGTTGCCATGGGTTGCAACGAAGAAAAAAATATTGAAATTTCTTCGGAAAGTTTTACTGAAAAAGAGCTTACAATTTGCGAAAATACCAGGTGCCCCGAAGTAACTATTAATTATGTAGAAGTATTTGGCGATACAGAGGTTTCAGAAAAAATAAATAGAAAGATAAAGAACTTTATTTTAAGCTCCCTGATCTTAGGAGAGGATACCGAACCAACAGCAAAGACTATAGAAGAAGCCGCAACTGGTTTTATTGAAGCATATATTGCAGATAAAAACGCATTTCCAGATATGGCGGGCGAATATTTTGCCGAAATTTCAGTAAACGAAATATACACGAGCGCAGACCATTTGTGCTTTGAAATGCGCCAATATTTGTACACGGGCGGTGCGCACGGATACGGCACCACCACCTTTTTGAACATTAATCCGCAAACAGGCGACGAACTTAGCACAGAAGCACTCTTTACTAATAAAAATGAATTTACTGCATTTGCTGAAAAAAAGTTTAGACAGCAACAGGAAATTTCAGCAGATCAAGGAATTAACGACACCAAGTTTTGGTTTGAAAATGAAACATTTTATCTCCCCGAAAGTGTTGGTTTTACACGCGATAGCCTTATTTTTATTTACAATCAATACGATATAGCAAGCTACGCCGATGGTCCGATAGAACTAAAAATAGCTATAAAGGATGCCGAGCCATTTTTAAGTACAGATTAAATTTAACATCATGCAAAAAGTATATTATTTATCCACCTGCGATACCTGCAAACGCGTAATGAACGAAGTAGAAATACCTTCATCATTTATAAAGCAGGACATAAAAACGCAAGGTATTACAGAAGAAGAATTAGACGAGCTTTTTAATCTTACAGATAGCTTTGAAAATCTTTTTAGCCGAAGAGCCAAACTTTTTCAAGAACGGAAATTAAAAGATGAAAACTTACTTGAAGAAGACTACAAACAACTTATTTTAGAACACTATACCTTTTTAAAACGTCCGGTAATTGTAAATAATGACGAAATTTTTATTGGCAGCAGCGCCAAAACGGTTGCCGCCGCCAAAAAATCCATTCATCCTAAATCTAAATAATTTGGTGCCAAGTTCGCCGCACCGCAAACCAATTAGGTTATTGAACTATGGGAGCAATATCTCGCGGGCGTTCGCTGTATTTACGGGTATTCTCTTTAGTTAAAATTCGAAAATCGTCTGTTTTTTCCAAAGCACTAAATTGATCGAAAAACACTTTTGGCAGCCCCACAAGTTTTCTGTCCATTAAATCAATCCAACCGCCCATCATTTCGCAACGGGCGCAATTTTTGCCATTTTCGTCGTAGAAGTTATGAAGAAATTCAAAGTACATACCATCATCCGATAATCCTTTTAACTGTAGTGAAACGAACACTGGTTTCCCCGGAAAAAATTCACGGAAATAATACATATGTTCATAAAATGCCACCGGCCCTAAATTATGCGAAGCCAGACCTTTTTGATTCATACCACATTCCAGTAAAAATGACATTCGGGTGTGGCTCATATAATCTATATAGGCACTGTTGCGCAAATGGCGGTTTGCATCTATATCGCTCCAGCGTATTTCAAATTGTTTTGTATACATAAACTAATTTTTTACAAATTTAAGCTACTTTTGTTATGCAAGCATAGTAAATATGTTTAGTTTCTGTTAAAGTTATCCGTAAAATGCCACTCATTAAAAGCAAATACAACCCACCCTTTCCATTTAAAAACGGCCATTTTTCTACTGTATATTCTGCAAAACTTAGACCTTCGCCAAGCTTGCATCAGCAACGCGAACGCTTACTATTGCCAGACGACGATTTTTTAGACATAGACTGGTCCTTTACCTCCACATTCTCCCCAAAAGTAGCAATCTTACTACACGGACTGGAAGGAAATGCACAGCGGGTTTATATAAAAGCTCAAGCAAAAATTTTAAACCAAAATGGTTGGGACACTGCCGCCGTTAATTTTAGAGGTTGCAGCGGCGAGACTAACCTTTCGTATCAATCATACAATGCAGGAAAAACAGACGATCTGGAAGCAGTTATCGATTTAATTTTAGAGAAAAACAAATATTCCGAAATAGCATTAGTGGGTTTTAGCCTTGGTGGAAATTTGCTTTTAAAATATTTGGGAGAGCGCGAAACATTTCCAAATCAAATAAAAAAAGCGGTGGCCATTTCTACTCCACTAAATTTAAAAGGCTCTTTGGAAGCCTTAAATGCCTTTTCAAATTATATTTATAGAAGTTCATTTTTAATAAATCTTCGAAAAAAGTACAAAGCAAAAATGAAGGATTTTCCTCAAAAAATGACGATTTCGGAATATAAAAAAATCACTTCACTTTTACAATTCGATCATATTTACACCGCTCCAGCCCACGGTTTTAAAGATGCTTTTGATTATTACGAAAAAAACAGCAGTTTGCAATTTCTTCCCAATATTAAAATTCCGGTTTACATTTTAAACGCCGAAAACGATAGTTTTCTTTCACCTAATTGCTATCCGGTTAAATTAGCTGCCACGATGAAAAATCTGCATTTAGAAATTTCAAAATACGGGGGGCACGTAGGTTTTTACCAAACCAATAAATTGTATTTCAGTGAAGCACGCACCGTGCAATTTTTAAATGAGTAATTCAATATAAAACACACTGCATTCAAAATCACAACCTACCACCTAATTTTATTACCTTTGCGCTTCAATAAATTAGGAATATGATCCAATCCATGACGGGCTACGGCAAAGAAGTTGTTCAGTTGCCTTCCAAAACCATTACCATTGAAATTAAATCGCTAAACAGCAAAGGTCTGGACCTCAACACGCGCGTGCCTTCGGCCTATCGCGAAAAAGAACTAGAAATTCGCGATGTGCTTGCAAAATCGTTACAACGCGGAAAGATAGATTTTTCACTTTATATTGAAGTTACAGGCGAAGAAGTTACCACACAACTTAACGAAAGTGTTGTAAAACAATATATAAAACAGTTAGCAAATGTGGTAAATGGCGATCCTGTGGAACTTTTAAAAATGGCGGTTCGCATGCCCGATGCATTAAAAACCGAGCGCGAGGAGATTGATGAAAAGGAATACAAAGCTATTTTAAAAGGAATTGAGCAAGCGCTGGAAGCTATTAACAAATATAGGAATGATGAAGGTTCGGTGCTCGAAAACGACTTTTTGGATCGTTCAAAAACCATTTCAAAATTATTGGACGATGTTATAGCTATTGACCCCGAACGCGTAGATGCTGTTAAAGAGAGACTCCGAAAAGCAGTTGCAGATATTAAAGAAAAAGTAGATGAAAATCGGTTTGAGCAAGAGCTAATCTATTACCTCGAAAAATACGATATAACGGAAGAAAAGGTTCGGCTTAAAAACCATTTGGAGTAT
This region of Aequorivita marisscotiae genomic DNA includes:
- a CDS encoding YicC/YloC family endoribonuclease, yielding MIQSMTGYGKEVVQLPSKTITIEIKSLNSKGLDLNTRVPSAYREKELEIRDVLAKSLQRGKIDFSLYIEVTGEEVTTQLNESVVKQYIKQLANVVNGDPVELLKMAVRMPDALKTEREEIDEKEYKAILKGIEQALEAINKYRNDEGSVLENDFLDRSKTISKLLDDVIAIDPERVDAVKERLRKAVADIKEKVDENRFEQELIYYLEKYDITEEKVRLKNHLEYFEESLKSKDSNGKKLGFITQEIGREINTIGSKANYAPMQQIVVQMKDELEKIKEQALNVL